From Actinosynnema mirum DSM 43827, a single genomic window includes:
- a CDS encoding WXG100 family type VII secretion target: MEITEENQFKGSLFVSSWDELIDSIGADAETEAEKVLDVTFAAIGAASSTAMLAVDPFGTLLGAGIGWLVEHVTFLREPLDQLMGDPDDVSANVAATKANAVEMRVLAETHRNTLAQPQEWSGQSQEAFKASMAELGRELDSLANAVEQKAKIVAVCGMLVQVLRDIVRDMIAQFLGSLLAGAIAAAAAAFFTFGASIAGFIGYAIGKAVALGVNIASRLARLVGGLGRQMGRVKDLDEITEGIGKGWKRFENAADVSEIGYETWKAQEGVDRAIDQAV; this comes from the coding sequence ATGGAGATCACCGAGGAGAACCAGTTCAAGGGCTCCCTGTTCGTCTCGTCCTGGGACGAGCTGATCGATTCCATCGGCGCGGACGCCGAGACCGAGGCGGAGAAGGTGCTCGACGTGACCTTCGCCGCGATCGGCGCCGCGTCCTCGACGGCGATGCTGGCCGTGGACCCGTTCGGCACCCTGCTGGGCGCGGGCATCGGCTGGCTCGTCGAGCACGTCACGTTCCTGCGGGAACCGCTCGACCAGCTCATGGGGGACCCGGACGACGTCAGCGCCAACGTGGCGGCCACCAAGGCCAACGCGGTGGAGATGCGGGTGCTGGCCGAGACCCACCGCAACACCCTGGCGCAGCCGCAGGAGTGGAGCGGCCAGTCCCAGGAGGCGTTCAAGGCCAGCATGGCGGAGCTGGGTCGGGAGCTGGACTCGCTGGCCAACGCGGTCGAGCAGAAGGCGAAGATCGTCGCCGTCTGCGGGATGCTCGTGCAGGTGCTGCGCGACATCGTCCGCGACATGATCGCCCAGTTCCTCGGCTCGCTGCTGGCGGGCGCGATCGCCGCCGCGGCAGCGGCGTTCTTCACGTTCGGCGCGTCCATCGCGGGCTTCATCGGGTACGCGATCGGCAAGGCCGTCGCGCTCGGCGTGAACATCGCCTCGCGGCTGGCCAGGCTCGTCGGCGGGCTCGGCCGCCAGATGGGGCGCGTCAAGGACCTGGACGAGATCACCGAGGGCATCGGCAAGGGCTGGAAGCGGTTCGAGAACGCCGCGGACGTCTCCGAGATCGGCTACGAGACCTGGAAGGCGCAGGAAGGCGTCGACCGCGCGATCGACCAGGCCGTCTGA